Proteins found in one Primulina eburnea isolate SZY01 chromosome 16, ASM2296580v1, whole genome shotgun sequence genomic segment:
- the LOC140816335 gene encoding uncharacterized protein, whose product MESNACDVNHLDTSALLPPRKRLLAELKRQNSDVNSHVPSASSSGGNKFGSSLNNMLRSQLINSNLSIEEIVESSRLAATEAAKVAQAARANAEYKAAKAAKAMAAAKLALELVDILSDKMADKDECQKKNKMKKHVPVQALYNKNQETTKCRTDEELARKLHQVINSSPRILKNSSGSDTLMHKHKKLKSSVFSSQPCMVTSNGNGVVSGVETEGPIKEIDMIMVDLNLSKFEEDKQLGVSNEEEWRPIKTGHLKLKNGQAETLPLKNSFSESLDSISKKKGRIKQKKLPLSICNIRDQTSPKEKLNLMTVVEASTWKCRAFKTTASVKQNKVMQS is encoded by the coding sequence ATGGAGTCGAATGCATGTGATGTTAATCACTTGGATACTAGTGCACTTTTGCCACCTAGAAAGCGGCTCCTGGCCGAGTTAAAGAGACAAAATTCCGATGTTAATTCCCATGTGCCATCTGCTTCTAGTAGTGGTGGGAACAAATTTGGTTCCAGTCTTAATAACATGTTGAGATCCCAGTTGATTAACTCTAACCTTTCAATTGAGGAGATCGTTGAATCCTCAAGACTCGCTGCTACAGAAGCTGCAAAGGTTGCACAGGCTGCTAGAGCTAATGCTGAATATAAAGCAgcgaaagcagcaaaggctatgGCTGCTGCCAAGCTAGCCTTGGAACTTGTCGACATTCTTTCAGACAAGATGGCTGACAAAGATGAATGTCAGAAAAAGAACAAGATGAAGAAGCACGTCCCTGTTCAAGCATTGTACAATAAGAACCAAGAGACGACCAAGTGTAGAACAGATGAGGAATTGGCCCGCAAGTTGCATCAAGTGATTAATAGCTCCCCAAGAATCTTGAAGAACTCATCAGGTTCCGATACATTGATGCACAAGCATAAGAAGCTGAAGAGCTCTGTTTTTTCTAGTCAACCTTGTATGGTGACTAGTAATGGTAATGGAGTAGTATCAGGGGTAGAAACTGAAGGTCCCATAAAAGAAATAGACATGATTATGGTGGATTTGAACTTGTCAAAATTTGAGGAAGACAAGCAACTGGGAGTGAGTAATGAGGAAGAATGGCGACCCATTAAAACTGGCCATTTAAAGTTAAAAAATGGTCAAGCAGAGACACTTCCTTTAAAGAATTCATTTTCTGAATCATTGGATAGTATTAGTAAAAAGAAAGGAAGAATCAAGCAGAAAAAACTTCCCTTGAGCATTTGTAATATCAGGGATCAAACTAGCCCCAAAGAGAAGCTTAATTTGATGACCGTCGTTGAAGCATCTACATGGAAATGCCGAGCATTCAAAACCACAGCCTCTGTTAAGCAAAATAAGGTCATGCAGTCATAA